One Sinorhizobium sp. BG8 DNA window includes the following coding sequences:
- the eutB gene encoding ethanolamine ammonia-lyase subunit EutB — translation MNKGVLSNQNDGLSRRELLTMAGVTAVTLASYSHSARGAPGGETIVIEEVKQGEDVFAYITRVKGAFDLTGYQQVIGAANMFKEGDQTIGVGAKDEATRTNARALLANTKIKDLHQRPLFEDDLQRLIWQTTDQAQYEVVKDWTMGQLKEFLLSEPEDKIKGIMNGLSSDTIGCVPKLMSDEELTALSQKIFNVMPGTKLGAKGYMGARIQPNSPTDHPDDVAWQVFDAFSYATGDIVIGTNPVDSTVASVAAVERALKDIVDTFKLQEVIPWCVLAHIDVQAEVSETFPGTVSTMFQSLAGTDDCNKIFDITNEKILKYAHVKTGERYGLYFETGQGSEFTNGAANGVDMMVLESRKYGFSRAVGMELAKVQPRGAWLHINDVAGFIGPEVFKTREQLVRCCLEDMVMGKLHGLTIGLDICTTLHMTVSLDDLDWCQDQIMPANPAYVIALPTKNDPMLSYLTTAFQDHVRIRDKFGFKVNDAMWDFYKQIGIVGEDNSYTSNYGDPLWVYYQFRLAKGDKRSKEEIYAEGLQKMREVEARGVDLATGHGEKIWDLNPPLAAKVKSLYDDAKLSLWAELTPEFIGSLPDVVPVHTLSKDRNDYIAHPATGEVLSPEAILEIERIRESWGDDLPKGQIVISDGLNAKAIMDDGHLAPYLVEMRHLLADAGVTMSDKNIVVTSGRVRAGYRIGELLFADADPNSLRGILHIIGERPGTMHHAYSVYITVAKGKRWSEKDIDHDITRLVSNVADTALPPREAARETLTIIREIVGKNVNGSRRYG, via the coding sequence ATGAACAAGGGCGTGCTCTCCAATCAAAATGACGGGCTTTCCAGAAGAGAACTCCTAACGATGGCAGGAGTCACCGCCGTCACTCTCGCGAGCTACAGCCATAGTGCCAGGGGAGCTCCCGGCGGCGAGACCATCGTGATTGAAGAGGTGAAGCAGGGAGAGGACGTCTTCGCCTATATCACCAGGGTCAAAGGCGCCTTTGATCTAACAGGCTATCAGCAGGTGATCGGTGCCGCCAACATGTTCAAGGAGGGAGACCAGACGATTGGAGTGGGTGCCAAGGACGAGGCGACGCGAACGAACGCTCGCGCCCTTCTGGCAAACACGAAGATCAAGGACCTGCACCAGCGACCGTTGTTCGAGGACGATCTTCAGAGGCTGATCTGGCAGACCACCGACCAGGCCCAGTATGAGGTGGTCAAGGACTGGACGATGGGTCAGCTGAAGGAATTTCTCCTGAGCGAACCGGAAGACAAGATCAAAGGCATCATGAATGGACTCAGCAGCGACACGATAGGCTGTGTGCCAAAACTGATGAGCGATGAAGAGCTGACCGCCCTGAGCCAAAAGATCTTCAACGTCATGCCCGGAACCAAGCTGGGGGCAAAGGGGTACATGGGCGCCCGCATCCAGCCCAACTCCCCCACGGACCATCCCGACGACGTCGCCTGGCAGGTCTTCGATGCGTTCTCCTATGCGACAGGCGACATTGTCATTGGCACCAACCCGGTGGACAGCACGGTCGCAAGCGTGGCTGCAGTCGAACGTGCACTCAAGGATATCGTCGATACGTTCAAGCTGCAGGAAGTGATCCCGTGGTGCGTGCTCGCGCACATCGATGTCCAGGCCGAGGTCAGCGAGACATTCCCGGGAACCGTTTCCACGATGTTCCAGAGTCTTGCCGGGACAGATGACTGTAACAAGATCTTCGACATCACGAACGAGAAGATTCTGAAGTATGCGCATGTGAAGACCGGAGAGAGATACGGTCTCTACTTTGAAACCGGGCAAGGTTCGGAGTTCACCAATGGCGCGGCGAATGGCGTCGACATGATGGTGCTGGAGTCGCGGAAGTACGGCTTCAGCAGGGCGGTGGGCATGGAGCTAGCAAAGGTGCAGCCGAGAGGCGCATGGCTCCATATCAACGATGTTGCCGGTTTCATTGGGCCGGAAGTCTTCAAGACCCGGGAACAACTGGTGCGATGCTGTCTCGAGGACATGGTCATGGGCAAGCTCCATGGGCTGACCATCGGCCTGGATATCTGCACGACCCTGCACATGACCGTCAGCCTCGACGACCTGGATTGGTGCCAGGACCAGATCATGCCGGCCAATCCTGCCTATGTGATCGCGCTACCCACCAAGAATGATCCGATGTTGAGCTATCTGACGACCGCGTTCCAGGATCACGTGAGGATAAGGGACAAGTTCGGTTTCAAGGTCAATGATGCGATGTGGGACTTCTACAAACAGATCGGCATCGTTGGCGAGGACAACAGCTACACTTCAAACTACGGAGATCCTCTCTGGGTCTACTATCAGTTTCGCCTCGCCAAGGGCGACAAACGATCCAAGGAAGAGATCTATGCGGAAGGCCTGCAGAAAATGCGGGAAGTTGAAGCCAGGGGCGTCGATCTGGCCACGGGACATGGCGAGAAAATCTGGGACCTCAATCCCCCGCTCGCCGCCAAGGTGAAGAGCCTCTACGACGACGCCAAACTGTCTCTCTGGGCCGAGCTTACGCCCGAGTTTATCGGCAGCTTACCTGATGTCGTGCCGGTCCACACCTTGTCCAAGGACCGGAACGATTACATCGCCCACCCTGCTACAGGTGAGGTGCTGAGCCCGGAAGCAATCCTGGAGATTGAAAGGATAAGAGAGTCCTGGGGAGACGATTTGCCCAAGGGCCAGATCGTCATTTCGGACGGTCTGAACGCCAAGGCCATCATGGACGACGGACATCTCGCGCCCTACCTCGTGGAAATGCGCCATCTGCTTGCCGATGCCGGGGTTACCATGAGCGACAAGAACATCGTGGTGACAAGTGGAAGGGTGCGAGCCGGCTATCGGATCGGGGAATTGCTCTTCGCGGATGCCGATCCCAACAGCCTCCGGGGAATTCTCCATATCATCGGCGAGCGGCCCGGGACGATGCACCACGCCTATTCGGTCTACATCACCGTCGCCAAGGGCAAACGCTGGTCCGAGAAGGACATCGACCACGATATCACCAGGCTTGTGAGCAATGTCGCCGACACGGCCCTGCCACCAAGGGAAGCTGCCCGGGAGACCCTGACGATTATCCGGGAGATCGTCGGCAAGAACGTGAATGGCAGTCGACGCTACGGATAG
- a CDS encoding GntR family transcriptional regulator, whose amino-acid sequence MTEMETAGGAERKRGSGARLVYDVLRDEILDLVILPGSAIDEVQLAERFGMSRTPIREALVRLSGEGLIDTLPNRSTMVSNIDFLNMHTYFDALTLMYRVTTQLAAQYHRPADLDGIRALQAEFAAAVEAQDALAMIATNAAFHLAIAEAGRNPYFTSLFKRLLDEGRRILRLYYQSYHDRLPHRFVEEHDEMIAAIAARDLALSERLGRAHADQIVEQVRKLLVRDERLEIGM is encoded by the coding sequence ATGACTGAGATGGAAACAGCAGGCGGAGCCGAGCGCAAGCGCGGTTCGGGAGCGCGGCTCGTCTATGACGTGCTCCGCGACGAGATACTGGATCTGGTCATTTTGCCCGGGAGCGCGATAGACGAGGTCCAGCTTGCTGAGCGTTTCGGAATGTCGCGCACGCCGATCCGGGAGGCGCTCGTGCGTCTTTCCGGGGAGGGGCTGATCGACACGCTGCCCAACCGGTCGACGATGGTGTCGAATATCGACTTCCTCAACATGCACACCTATTTCGACGCGCTGACGCTGATGTATCGGGTCACGACCCAGCTTGCCGCCCAATACCACCGGCCTGCCGATCTCGATGGCATCCGGGCGCTGCAGGCTGAGTTCGCCGCGGCCGTCGAAGCACAGGATGCGCTGGCGATGATCGCCACCAATGCCGCTTTCCACCTGGCTATCGCAGAAGCGGGCCGAAATCCCTACTTCACGAGCCTCTTCAAACGCCTGCTCGACGAGGGGCGGCGTATCCTTCGCCTCTACTACCAGTCCTACCATGATCGTCTGCCTCACCGCTTCGTGGAGGAGCACGACGAGATGATTGCGGCTATCGCTGCGCGGGACCTTGCCCTGTCCGAGCGGCTCGGCCGCGCCCATGCCGACCAGATCGTGGAGCAGGTGCGCAAGCTGTTGGTGCGGGACGAGCGCCTGGAAATCGGGATGTGA
- a CDS encoding protein-glutamine glutaminase family protein yields the protein MPNPNAIVSTRIEFDPPLDRPAADLLRGGLWVNLDEGRRVRLDPGDERSNGFLQVLDGLARLKAPVYLEIDPNTATITRLLIPDVTRVMSMNPSDQGYEIMLDRSHGRHTLRRDNVDFATFESLLRATIDSGRLLVITQDDAHNIIDVRGYTPGPDDAPLPPWPKPELPPLIWPWWRRLLDWIWRWPIWPWWWFRCVSSATAQQIFNAMGATTCPPLTVPAPCIPFLYPDDGCWARAHEMCRLIINMGFRPRKVWIQGSLRAATRNNPNCFVVWGWHVAPTLCVRQGWFWTEQMVIDPALFSTPVSQATWKGVQGDAAATLTPSDASIYYLWGSETDPTYVKTNEQLAKYRLRLLNRAFQQGPPPYAYCP from the coding sequence ATGCCAAATCCGAATGCGATTGTCTCGACCCGTATTGAATTCGATCCTCCGCTAGACCGGCCTGCTGCCGATCTGCTGCGCGGAGGGCTTTGGGTCAATCTCGATGAAGGGCGCCGCGTCCGGCTTGACCCGGGCGATGAACGATCGAACGGCTTCCTGCAGGTCCTTGACGGGCTCGCGAGGCTCAAGGCACCGGTCTATCTCGAGATCGATCCCAACACCGCGACGATCACTCGGCTGCTGATCCCGGACGTGACGCGCGTAATGAGCATGAATCCGAGCGACCAGGGCTATGAGATTATGCTCGACCGGTCTCACGGTCGCCATACATTGAGGCGTGACAACGTCGATTTCGCGACGTTCGAGTCGCTGCTGCGGGCGACGATCGATTCAGGGCGGCTGCTCGTCATCACCCAAGATGATGCGCACAACATCATCGATGTTCGCGGCTACACGCCAGGCCCCGATGACGCGCCGCTTCCGCCATGGCCCAAACCCGAACTGCCGCCCCTTATATGGCCATGGTGGAGGCGTCTGCTTGACTGGATCTGGCGCTGGCCAATCTGGCCATGGTGGTGGTTTCGCTGCGTTTCGAGTGCGACTGCCCAGCAGATTTTCAACGCCATGGGCGCGACGACCTGCCCACCTCTCACCGTGCCAGCTCCCTGCATCCCTTTTCTCTATCCCGATGACGGCTGCTGGGCTCGCGCGCACGAGATGTGCCGCCTGATCATCAACATGGGTTTCAGGCCGCGCAAGGTGTGGATACAGGGTAGCCTGCGCGCCGCAACCAGGAACAATCCCAACTGCTTCGTCGTATGGGGCTGGCATGTCGCTCCGACGCTGTGTGTGCGCCAGGGCTGGTTCTGGACGGAGCAGATGGTAATCGATCCCGCGCTGTTTTCCACGCCCGTCTCGCAGGCAACATGGAAGGGCGTTCAGGGCGATGCGGCCGCCACGCTGACGCCCAGCGACGCCTCTATCTACTATCTCTGGGGCAGCGAGACAGACCCCACCTATGTCAAGACCAACGAGCAACTCGCCAAATATCGCCTCCGACTCCTGAATCGCGCGTTCCAGCAGGGCCCGCCGCCTTACGCGTATTGCCCGTAA
- a CDS encoding TonB-dependent siderophore receptor: MRVGRQAVLSARARRLIASSALVTVSLGVAGISWAQDASTSDTTQLQEVVVDGKSDRVVGPDPTIVAKNTATGTKTDTPVIDVPASISIITQKELEERHVESLQQAVSYTAGVFADEFGNDDRYDYIRIRGFDQTALGTYRDGSAARIPAWFTASRLEPYGLQRVEVLKGSTSTLFGLNGPGGLVNAITKRPQDEKHGEVYTSLGNGTKEIGTDFGGPLDAEGVWTYRLTALGKEGDLGWDNSNDDRFYIAPALTIKPDEGTSLTILTDYYKRNGTGARGFPTGADIDINTFLGEPDFNRFNTEQTDIGYQFEHEFNDNLTFRSNGRYTHLSLDYAEVYGASLDPTLDRTAFSVDGRSNRYVIDNQLEYDTGWNGIDSKTLVGVDYANDNTRENILYGTAGPIDINNPSYCGLSCINLGPYVNWHVKQEAVGIYAQEQLTFDDRWIVTLGGRWDRVNTTADYLDTGARDDDTASAFTKRLGLTYKVNSNLAAYVNYSESFQPLVTPSGNGYAVSGSLKPQRGEQYEAGLKYSPDSFDGLFTLAYFDLTQTNVPSYITPLIQQQIGEIGVRGIELEGKAAINSNLNLTVAYSYWDAEILEDGIGGNVGNRPQRVPRHLASAWLDYTIPGEGQRGDLTIGGGVRYIGQTYGDDANTVSVGGYTLVDAAVSYKVTDDVTLAVNATNLFDRKYVASSYYGTEYYGDRRKVIGTLKYSW; this comes from the coding sequence ATGGCAAGTCGGATCGCGTGGTGGGACCCGACCCGACGATCGTCGCAAAGAACACCGCGACCGGCACTAAGACCGACACGCCCGTCATCGACGTTCCTGCATCGATCTCGATCATCACCCAAAAGGAACTGGAGGAGCGCCACGTAGAGAGCCTCCAGCAGGCGGTTTCCTATACGGCGGGTGTATTCGCCGACGAATTCGGCAACGATGACCGGTATGACTACATCCGTATTCGAGGCTTCGACCAGACCGCGCTTGGCACATATCGCGACGGTTCGGCTGCGCGAATCCCTGCATGGTTTACGGCCAGCCGCCTCGAGCCCTATGGCCTGCAGCGCGTCGAGGTCCTCAAGGGATCGACATCCACACTCTTCGGTCTCAACGGTCCCGGTGGTCTGGTGAATGCGATCACCAAGCGGCCTCAGGACGAAAAGCATGGCGAGGTTTACACCTCTCTCGGCAACGGCACGAAGGAGATCGGTACCGACTTCGGTGGCCCGCTCGATGCCGAGGGAGTCTGGACCTACAGGCTAACCGCACTCGGCAAGGAAGGCGACCTCGGTTGGGACAATTCCAATGATGACCGCTTCTACATTGCACCGGCGCTGACCATAAAGCCCGACGAAGGCACGTCGCTCACCATCCTGACCGACTATTACAAGCGAAACGGCACGGGTGCTCGCGGATTCCCGACCGGGGCAGACATCGACATCAACACGTTCCTCGGTGAGCCGGACTTCAATCGCTTCAACACCGAGCAAACGGATATCGGGTACCAGTTCGAGCACGAGTTCAACGACAACCTGACCTTCCGCTCGAATGGCCGATACACGCATCTCAGCCTGGACTATGCCGAAGTTTACGGTGCATCGCTTGATCCCACGTTAGATCGTACCGCATTCTCGGTTGACGGCAGGTCCAATCGCTACGTCATCGATAACCAGCTCGAATACGACACGGGTTGGAATGGCATCGACAGCAAGACGCTTGTCGGCGTGGACTATGCCAATGACAACACCCGGGAGAACATTCTCTACGGCACCGCTGGACCGATCGACATCAACAATCCGTCCTATTGCGGCCTTTCCTGCATCAATCTCGGTCCGTATGTGAACTGGCATGTCAAGCAGGAAGCCGTCGGCATCTATGCGCAGGAGCAGTTGACCTTCGACGATCGCTGGATCGTCACCCTTGGCGGACGTTGGGACCGTGTTAACACCACGGCGGACTACCTCGACACTGGTGCACGGGATGACGATACAGCATCGGCGTTTACCAAGCGCCTTGGCCTGACATACAAGGTTAACTCGAATCTTGCTGCCTACGTCAATTACTCGGAGAGCTTCCAGCCGCTGGTTACGCCGAGCGGTAACGGATATGCGGTCTCGGGCTCCTTGAAGCCCCAGCGCGGAGAGCAGTACGAGGCCGGCCTCAAGTACAGCCCGGATAGTTTCGATGGCCTGTTCACGCTTGCCTACTTCGATCTCACACAGACCAATGTTCCGAGCTACATCACTCCCCTGATCCAGCAGCAGATTGGCGAGATCGGCGTTCGAGGCATTGAGCTCGAGGGCAAGGCCGCAATCAACAGCAACCTCAACCTGACGGTTGCCTATTCATATTGGGACGCCGAAATTCTCGAGGACGGCATCGGCGGCAACGTGGGCAATCGGCCGCAGCGTGTTCCTCGCCACCTCGCGTCCGCCTGGCTCGACTATACCATTCCGGGTGAGGGACAGCGTGGAGACCTGACCATCGGCGGCGGCGTTCGGTATATCGGACAGACCTACGGCGACGATGCCAATACCGTTTCGGTTGGCGGATACACCCTGGTGGACGCAGCAGTCAGCTACAAGGTGACGGACGATGTCACGCTTGCAGTCAACGCCACCAACCTGTTCGACCGGAAGTATGTAGCGAGCAGCTACTACGGAACGGAATATTACGGCGACCGGCGCAAGGTCATCGGTACGCTCAAGTATTCCTGGTAA